A genomic window from Winogradskyella sp. J14-2 includes:
- a CDS encoding MBL fold metallo-hydrolase — protein sequence MKVTFLGTGTSQGIPIIGSTHPVCLSKDPKDKRLRVSVLIEWDDYVYVIDCGPDFRQQMLNANVTKIDGIIFTHEHADHTMGLDDIRPFFFKQGDIDLYAHKRVFKALKKRFDYIFTTKAKYPGVPSVKEHIIKNKAFKLGNLKVVPIDGLHFKLQVFGFRFKNFAYLTDMKTVAEKEIKKLQNLDTLVVNALREEPHMSHFNLEEALGFINKVNPKRAYLTHISHHMGFHNEVQQKLPENVFLAYDNLQISI from the coding sequence TTGAAAGTTACATTTTTAGGGACCGGAACTTCGCAAGGCATACCAATTATAGGTAGTACACATCCTGTTTGCCTTAGTAAAGACCCTAAAGATAAGCGCTTGCGTGTTTCGGTTTTAATAGAGTGGGATGATTATGTATATGTTATAGATTGCGGTCCTGATTTTAGGCAACAAATGCTCAATGCAAATGTTACTAAAATAGATGGAATTATTTTTACACACGAGCATGCGGACCATACTATGGGTTTAGATGATATTAGACCTTTTTTCTTTAAACAAGGTGATATAGACTTGTATGCGCACAAGCGCGTTTTTAAGGCTCTTAAAAAACGCTTTGATTATATTTTTACAACGAAAGCAAAGTATCCAGGTGTACCGAGTGTAAAAGAACATATTATAAAAAATAAAGCTTTTAAATTAGGTAATTTAAAAGTGGTGCCAATAGATGGCCTGCATTTTAAACTGCAAGTGTTTGGCTTTCGATTTAAGAATTTTGCCTATCTCACAGATATGAAAACTGTTGCAGAAAAGGAAATTAAGAAGTTACAAAACCTAGATACTTTGGTGGTAAATGCGCTAAGAGAAGAGCCACACATGTCTCATTTTAATCTTGAGGAAGCACTAGGTTTTATAAATAAGGTTAACCCAAAACGTGCTTACTTAACGCATATAAGCCATCATATGGGTTTTCATAATGAGGTGCAACAAAAGTTACCAGAAAACGTTTTTTTGGCATACGACAATTTACAAATCTCAATATAA
- a CDS encoding BatA domain-containing protein — MQFKHPELLYALFLLIIPILIHLFQLRRFQKVEFTNVKFLKAVKLQTRKSSQLKKWLTLLTRMLLLACAIIAFAQPFIPNTEGFNETQEIVVYLDNSYSMQATGKNGSLLNEAIQDMINNFPEDEKISLFTNTQTFRNTSLKALKNDLIQLEHSPTQLNYDALFIKGKALFSKDKSSSKNLILISDFQQKDNPVTFETDSTINLKLVQPKSTLVSNVSIDSVYVANSNAETLDLKVKLSNQGEAIENLTVSLFNDDVLLAKNAIDISESSEATFSVSNNAVINGKLVIEDAGLQYDNSFYFNINAKPKIKVLAINENTDDNFLKRIYTDDEFEYNSFKESSLNFNLIQDQNLIVLNELKSISDALRTALISFRNDGGHTLTIPSKEIILNTYNQLFKTINISQYNTLSSQQKRITTINYNHPLLTNAFYSKVSNFQYPKVESSYSFSSNANSVLSYEDGNAFLVGNNGIYSFSGALNDENSNFKNSPLIVPVLYNLGKQSLKLSQLYYTIGQQNTIAINAVLGQDDILSLGTTENSIIPLQKTYSKMVELETQEYPENAGIYEVKSKSEVLQNLSFNFNRDESNLHYLDLKNITKISVDESLASTINTIKSSTSINALWKWFVIFALVFLIIEILLLKYLK; from the coding sequence ATGCAGTTTAAACATCCCGAATTACTTTACGCACTTTTTTTACTGATAATTCCTATACTTATTCACTTATTTCAATTACGTCGTTTTCAGAAAGTTGAATTTACTAATGTTAAGTTCTTAAAAGCTGTAAAACTTCAAACTCGTAAAAGCTCACAGTTAAAAAAGTGGCTAACATTACTTACCCGAATGTTGTTATTGGCTTGTGCCATTATTGCATTTGCCCAACCATTTATACCAAATACTGAAGGTTTTAATGAAACACAAGAAATCGTTGTGTATCTAGACAACTCATACAGTATGCAAGCGACTGGAAAAAACGGAAGTCTGCTAAATGAAGCCATTCAGGATATGATAAACAACTTTCCTGAAGATGAAAAGATAAGTCTGTTTACTAATACGCAAACCTTTAGAAACACAAGTTTAAAGGCGTTAAAAAATGATTTAATTCAATTAGAGCACTCACCTACGCAACTAAATTATGATGCGCTTTTTATTAAAGGAAAAGCATTGTTTTCAAAAGATAAATCCTCTTCCAAAAACCTTATTCTTATTTCAGATTTTCAGCAAAAAGACAATCCTGTTACGTTTGAAACCGACAGTACTATCAACCTAAAGTTAGTTCAACCAAAATCTACATTAGTTTCTAATGTGAGTATAGATAGTGTTTACGTTGCAAATTCTAATGCTGAAACTTTAGACTTAAAAGTAAAACTATCTAATCAAGGTGAAGCTATCGAAAACCTTACAGTCTCTCTATTTAATGATGACGTTTTATTAGCTAAAAATGCTATAGACATAAGCGAAAGTTCCGAAGCTACGTTTTCGGTTTCTAACAATGCAGTAATTAATGGAAAATTAGTTATTGAAGATGCAGGTTTGCAATACGATAATAGCTTTTATTTCAACATCAATGCTAAACCAAAAATTAAGGTCCTTGCCATAAATGAAAATACTGATGATAATTTTTTAAAACGCATCTATACCGATGATGAATTTGAGTATAATTCTTTTAAAGAAAGTAGTCTTAATTTCAATTTAATTCAAGATCAAAATCTAATTGTTTTAAATGAATTAAAGAGCATATCTGATGCTCTAAGAACAGCTCTTATTTCTTTTAGAAATGACGGTGGACACACATTAACAATCCCTTCAAAAGAAATAATATTAAACACTTATAATCAATTATTTAAAACTATTAATATATCTCAATACAATACTCTAAGTAGTCAACAAAAACGTATAACTACGATTAACTATAATCATCCACTTTTAACCAATGCATTTTACTCTAAAGTTAGTAATTTTCAATATCCAAAAGTTGAATCTTCATATAGTTTTTCTTCCAATGCTAATAGTGTATTGTCCTATGAAGATGGCAACGCTTTTTTAGTTGGAAATAATGGTATTTATTCATTTTCGGGTGCCCTAAATGATGAGAATTCAAACTTTAAAAATTCACCTTTAATAGTTCCTGTACTTTATAATTTAGGTAAACAAAGTTTAAAATTGTCGCAACTCTATTATACCATAGGACAACAAAATACAATTGCAATTAATGCAGTTTTAGGACAAGACGATATTTTATCGCTTGGTACTACAGAGAATTCGATAATTCCGTTACAAAAAACTTACAGCAAAATGGTTGAATTAGAAACCCAAGAATATCCTGAAAACGCAGGTATATATGAGGTAAAAAGCAAATCTGAGGTTCTTCAAAACTTAAGTTTTAACTTTAATAGAGACGAAAGTAACTTACACTATCTCGATTTAAAAAACATTACGAAAATTTCGGTAGATGAAAGTTTGGCCTCAACAATAAACACTATAAAAAGTAGCACAAGTATTAATGCACTATGGAAATGGTTTGTTATTTTTGCGCTAGTATTTTTAATAATAGAAATACTTCTACTAAAATACCTTAAATGA
- the bcp gene encoding thioredoxin-dependent thiol peroxidase: MTHLKTGDKAPNFSAKDQDGNTISLEDYKGKKLVVFFYPKASTPGCTAEACNLNDNYERFKSQGYEILGVSADSAKRQSNFKNKYGFQYPLLADEDKAVIEAFGVWGPKKFMGKEYDGIHRTTFVIDEKGILEDVITKVKTKEHTAQILND, encoded by the coding sequence ATGACGCATTTAAAAACAGGTGACAAGGCACCAAATTTTTCGGCAAAAGACCAAGATGGAAATACAATCTCACTAGAAGATTACAAAGGTAAAAAATTAGTTGTTTTTTTCTACCCAAAAGCAAGTACTCCAGGCTGTACTGCTGAAGCTTGTAATCTTAACGATAATTATGAGCGTTTTAAATCTCAAGGTTATGAAATCTTGGGTGTAAGTGCAGATAGTGCCAAACGCCAATCTAATTTTAAGAATAAGTACGGTTTTCAGTATCCTTTATTAGCGGATGAAGACAAAGCTGTTATTGAGGCTTTTGGCGTTTGGGGACCAAAAAAGTTTATGGGCAAAGAGTACGATGGCATTCACAGAACCACGTTTGTAATTGATGAAAAAGGTATTTTAGAAGACGTAATAACGAAGGTAAAGACTAAAGAGCATACAGCTCAAATTTTAAATGATTAG
- a CDS encoding endonuclease III domain-containing protein: protein MTKQEKVDFVINTLNELYPEIPIPLDHKDPYTLLIAVLMSAQSTDVRVNQITPLLFERADNPYDMIKLSVEEIREIIKPVGLSPMKSKGIYGLSKILINKHNGQVPKTYEALEALPAVGHKTAAVVLSQAFGIPAFPVDTHIHRLMYRWNLTNGKNVVQTEKDAKRLFPKELWNDLHLQIIWYGREYSPARGWDLEKDIITKTIGRKSVLNDYYKKKK, encoded by the coding sequence ATGACTAAGCAAGAAAAGGTTGATTTTGTTATAAATACGTTAAATGAACTCTACCCAGAAATACCCATTCCATTAGATCATAAAGATCCTTACACTTTATTAATAGCAGTGTTAATGTCTGCACAAAGTACAGATGTACGTGTTAATCAAATTACACCACTTTTGTTTGAACGAGCAGACAATCCATACGATATGATAAAGTTGAGTGTAGAAGAAATACGAGAGATTATAAAACCTGTTGGTTTATCTCCCATGAAAAGTAAAGGTATTTATGGTTTGTCTAAAATTCTTATTAATAAACATAATGGCCAAGTCCCAAAAACCTATGAAGCGCTTGAGGCGTTGCCTGCAGTTGGCCATAAAACCGCAGCTGTTGTGTTGTCGCAAGCTTTTGGTATACCTGCGTTTCCGGTAGATACGCATATTCATCGGTTAATGTACCGTTGGAATTTAACCAATGGCAAAAACGTGGTACAAACCGAAAAGGATGCAAAACGATTATTTCCTAAAGAATTATGGAACGACCTCCATCTTCAAATTATTTGGTATGGTAGAGAATATTCTCCTGCTCGCGGTTGGGATTTAGAAAAGGATATCATCACAAAAACCATTGGTAGAAAATCGGTTTTGAACGATTACTACAAAAAAAAGAAATAG
- a CDS encoding alpha/beta hydrolase, with protein sequence MTTTLHYIKRPSTLKENVPLLIMCHGYGSDENDLFSFASELPEELFIISLRAPYAMQPYGNAWYAINFDAEKGKWSDNVQARQSVDLIAHFIDYACDTYAVDKTNVTLLGFSQGTILSLSVALNYPEKLKNVVALSGYLNKDLLPSNIDKNKVSHLNIFSSHGYADQVIPVDWARKTPEYLKELNINHIYKEYPVGHGVAPQNFYDFKNWLTTYI encoded by the coding sequence GTGACTACAACCTTACATTACATAAAAAGACCGAGCACTTTAAAAGAAAATGTACCTTTACTCATTATGTGTCATGGTTATGGTAGTGATGAAAACGATTTATTCTCATTTGCTTCAGAATTACCAGAAGAACTCTTTATTATTTCATTAAGAGCACCTTATGCCATGCAGCCTTATGGAAATGCATGGTATGCTATAAATTTTGATGCCGAAAAAGGAAAATGGAGCGATAACGTACAAGCGAGACAATCCGTTGACCTAATAGCACATTTTATTGACTATGCCTGTGACACTTATGCTGTAGACAAGACTAATGTCACCCTTTTGGGGTTTAGTCAAGGCACTATCCTAAGCCTATCGGTGGCTTTAAATTATCCAGAGAAGTTAAAAAATGTGGTGGCGCTTAGTGGCTATCTTAATAAAGATCTTTTACCTTCAAATATTGATAAAAACAAAGTATCTCACTTAAACATATTTTCATCCCATGGTTATGCCGATCAAGTAATACCTGTAGATTGGGCTAGAAAAACACCAGAATATTTAAAGGAGTTAAATATAAACCATATTTATAAAGAGTATCCTGTTGGACATGGTGTAGCTCCTCAGAACTTTTATGATTTTAAAAATTGGTTAACTACTTATATCTAA
- a CDS encoding nicotinate-nucleotide adenylyltransferase, with amino-acid sequence MEEITYKGDFEIENIPSLKDKALRINLNKDIYGTFAEIGAGQETVRQFFRAGGASGTIAKAMSAYDKHFSDAIYGIEDDKRYVTEARLRKMLIHEVNLMEQRIPRDDNPNKIFFSYANTVATIDFAKKYKGHGWVGIKFQVEPEGEYNEIVLHIRFKENDARLQQETLGKLGTNLIYGAFYKYNQPKKLLRYLYDHLDKDQLEIDTINFSGPVFKDVDNRLMSLQLVKNGMTDAVMFAPDGNNVLPARVLYKKNILALRGSFRPVTKVNMDMYEKSYEMFIKENKVEKENTQVIFEITLSNLRAEGEIDEQDFMDRARLLCSLGQTVLISNFQEYYKLVEYFSQYTKNRMGLTMGVSNLVDIFDEKYYRHLSGGILEAFGKLFYKDLRVYLYPMQNDDGSLTTSENLKVHPRMKELYKFFKYNGKVVDITDYDSSNLTVFSRTVLKKIANGDNDWEEMLPEGVAKLIKEKSLFGCESQEVMHK; translated from the coding sequence ATGGAAGAAATAACGTATAAAGGTGACTTTGAAATAGAAAACATTCCTTCTTTAAAAGACAAAGCCTTACGTATAAACCTTAACAAAGACATTTACGGTACTTTTGCAGAAATTGGCGCAGGCCAAGAAACTGTGCGTCAATTCTTTAGAGCAGGTGGTGCCTCTGGTACAATAGCCAAAGCTATGTCTGCTTATGACAAGCATTTTAGTGATGCGATCTATGGCATTGAAGATGATAAGCGCTACGTTACGGAAGCTAGGCTTCGCAAAATGCTAATTCATGAAGTTAATCTTATGGAACAGCGCATACCCAGAGACGATAATCCAAACAAGATTTTTTTCTCCTACGCCAATACAGTTGCTACCATAGATTTTGCAAAAAAATACAAGGGACATGGTTGGGTTGGTATTAAATTTCAGGTAGAACCCGAAGGAGAATACAATGAGATTGTGCTGCACATTCGTTTTAAAGAAAATGATGCTAGATTACAGCAAGAAACACTAGGTAAATTAGGAACTAACTTAATTTATGGTGCATTTTACAAATACAATCAACCCAAAAAACTATTGCGCTATTTGTATGATCATCTAGATAAAGATCAGTTAGAAATTGATACTATCAATTTTTCAGGACCAGTTTTTAAGGATGTAGATAACCGCTTAATGAGTTTACAACTGGTAAAAAACGGAATGACGGATGCCGTAATGTTTGCACCAGACGGAAACAACGTATTACCAGCACGTGTACTTTACAAAAAAAATATCTTAGCGCTAAGAGGTAGCTTTAGACCAGTTACTAAGGTTAATATGGATATGTATGAGAAATCATACGAAATGTTTATAAAAGAAAATAAAGTAGAAAAAGAGAATACCCAGGTTATATTTGAAATCACACTCTCTAACCTAAGAGCCGAAGGGGAAATTGACGAGCAAGACTTTATGGACAGAGCGCGATTACTTTGTTCTCTAGGACAAACGGTTTTAATATCTAATTTCCAAGAATATTATAAGCTAGTAGAATATTTCTCGCAATACACCAAAAACAGAATGGGACTTACAATGGGTGTAAGTAACCTAGTAGATATATTTGATGAAAAATATTATCGTCACTTAAGCGGTGGAATACTCGAAGCTTTTGGAAAACTATTCTACAAGGACTTAAGAGTATACCTATACCCAATGCAAAACGATGATGGCAGCCTTACTACAAGTGAAAACCTTAAAGTTCATCCTCGTATGAAAGAGCTCTACAAGTTCTTTAAATATAACGGAAAAGTAGTAGATATTACAGATTACGACTCATCTAACCTAACTGTATTTTCTAGGACAGTACTTAAAAAGATAGCAAATGGTGATAACGACTGGGAAGAAATGTTACCAGAAGGTGTAGCAAAATTAATTAAAGAAAAAAGTTTATTTGGCTGCGAATCTCAAGAAGTGATGCACAAATAA
- a CDS encoding hydrolase, with product MKSRIFMYLFIFSALAFIFQYVNSKNILDKYEKDIKQFKTTIKTQEKTITELEDKNFELSYFSIDGNDNALDYFIAQGYDVDELIVAIKEGLYDTNHYEGEDHPIVPFVSMTNSKLLINKIRIVNHKWILANFTDGAYWGEIFVKYEIDENYDLKFKLVEYFMYPKIG from the coding sequence ATGAAGAGTAGAATTTTTATGTATTTGTTCATTTTTTCAGCCTTAGCATTCATATTTCAATATGTGAACTCTAAAAATATTCTAGACAAGTACGAAAAAGACATAAAGCAGTTTAAAACGACCATAAAAACTCAAGAAAAAACAATAACTGAATTAGAAGATAAGAATTTTGAGTTGAGTTACTTTAGCATTGACGGAAACGATAATGCGTTAGATTATTTTATTGCACAAGGCTATGATGTTGATGAATTGATTGTTGCTATTAAAGAAGGGCTTTATGATACCAATCATTACGAAGGCGAAGACCACCCTATAGTACCCTTTGTTTCTATGACAAATTCTAAATTATTGATAAACAAAATAAGAATTGTAAATCATAAATGGATTTTAGCAAATTTTACGGATGGTGCGTATTGGGGAGAGATTTTTGTAAAATACGAAATTGACGAAAATTACGATCTTAAATTTAAATTGGTAGAGTATTTTATGTATCCTAAAATAGGTTAG
- a CDS encoding dihydroorotase codes for MNALIKSATIVDSKSDFHNQTVDILIEKGRISKISKRISNPHNYDEIKLDNLHVSQGWFDSSVSFGEPGYEERETIENGLKTAALSGFTAVALNANSNPIIDCFADITLVKAKAKNKATSLYPIGALTKSSKSSDLAELFDMKNAGAVAFYDYQKPISNPNLLKIALQYSSAFDGLVLSFPQESKISGLGVVNEHINSTRLGLKGNPGLAEELQIARDLFLLEYTGGKLHIPTISTAKSVELIREGKAKNLNVTCSVAIHNLVLTDDSLEGFDTRYKVLPPLRTQNDCNALIEGLKDGTIDMVTTDHNPIDIEDKNVEFDYAKYGTIGLESAFGALQTIFTTKKTISLLTQGKARFGITETIVNTGQIANLSLFNPDGKYLFKKENIISKSKNSAFLNNELKGRVYGIIANNKIALK; via the coding sequence ATGAACGCACTCATAAAATCTGCTACAATCGTTGATTCTAAAAGTGATTTTCACAACCAAACGGTAGATATTTTAATTGAAAAAGGTCGCATTTCTAAGATTTCCAAACGCATTTCTAATCCTCATAATTACGACGAGATTAAATTAGACAACCTTCATGTCTCACAAGGATGGTTTGACAGTAGCGTATCTTTTGGAGAACCAGGATACGAGGAACGTGAAACCATAGAAAACGGTCTAAAAACTGCTGCTTTATCTGGTTTTACAGCTGTAGCACTTAATGCAAATTCTAACCCGATAATTGATTGTTTTGCTGATATCACTTTAGTAAAGGCTAAGGCTAAAAACAAAGCCACAAGCCTCTATCCTATTGGTGCTCTTACAAAATCGAGTAAAAGTAGCGATTTAGCGGAACTATTTGATATGAAAAATGCCGGCGCAGTTGCATTCTACGATTATCAAAAACCTATTTCTAATCCCAACCTATTAAAAATTGCATTACAATATAGCAGTGCTTTTGATGGTTTGGTGTTATCCTTTCCGCAGGAGTCTAAAATTTCTGGTTTAGGAGTGGTTAATGAACATATTAACAGCACGCGTTTAGGTTTAAAAGGAAATCCTGGTTTGGCTGAAGAATTGCAGATAGCTAGAGATCTATTTCTTTTAGAATACACTGGTGGAAAACTACATATACCAACAATATCTACCGCTAAATCTGTAGAACTTATTAGAGAAGGGAAAGCTAAAAACCTTAACGTTACTTGTAGTGTAGCGATACACAATTTAGTATTAACGGATGATAGCCTAGAAGGATTTGATACAAGGTATAAAGTACTGCCACCATTAAGAACACAAAATGATTGTAATGCTTTAATTGAAGGGTTAAAAGATGGTACAATAGATATGGTTACCACAGACCATAACCCAATTGATATCGAAGATAAAAATGTAGAGTTTGACTATGCCAAATATGGCACTATAGGTTTAGAGTCGGCTTTTGGGGCTTTACAAACCATTTTTACCACAAAGAAAACGATAAGTTTACTAACCCAAGGTAAAGCTAGATTTGGTATTACCGAAACCATCGTAAATACTGGTCAAATAGCAAATTTAAGTTTATTTAACCCAGACGGTAAATATCTATTTAAGAAAGAAAATATTATTTCAAAATCCAAAAACAGTGCTTTCTTAAACAATGAATTAAAAGGTCGCGTCTACGGAATAATTGCAAACAATAAAATTGCTCTTAAATAA